A genomic window from Chlorobium phaeobacteroides DSM 266 includes:
- the gcvT gene encoding glycine cleavage system aminomethyltransferase GcvT — protein MKKTALYHWHEQAGARIIDFGGYLMPVQYSGIIAEHRAVRSAAGLFDVSHMGNFYVTGERSEAFLQYMVTNDLSKVRDGEAQYNLMLYPNGGVVDDLIIYRLDSKTFFLIVNASNTEKDYAWLQQHIGAFDGVCLEDHTDRLSLIALQGPVAIDIVKTVFPSVDFDALLQFQFCRTLYGDAPVMIARTGYTGEKGVEICLPNEAALPLWEALYDAGRACGISPVGLGARDTLRLEMGYSLYGHEIDQDINPLEARLKWAVKMDKGSFIGREACQQVELHLTRGVAGFSIESRVLPRQHCKVYNTDRQEIGWVCSGTLSPTLQEPIGTCNIVRKYITSGDSVFVDVRGTLHKGEIRRLPFVKTSLG, from the coding sequence ATGAAAAAAACAGCGCTCTATCATTGGCATGAACAAGCAGGTGCCAGAATTATTGATTTCGGCGGCTATCTCATGCCTGTTCAGTACTCTGGAATTATTGCTGAACATCGGGCAGTACGGAGTGCCGCGGGGCTTTTTGACGTTTCTCATATGGGTAATTTTTACGTTACCGGTGAGCGTTCCGAAGCCTTTCTTCAGTATATGGTTACCAATGATCTTTCGAAGGTCAGGGATGGCGAGGCGCAGTATAATCTTATGCTCTATCCTAACGGCGGGGTTGTCGATGATCTCATTATCTATCGACTCGACAGTAAAACGTTTTTTCTCATTGTCAATGCGAGCAATACAGAAAAAGATTATGCATGGCTTCAGCAGCATATCGGCGCATTTGATGGCGTCTGTCTTGAGGATCATACCGACCGGCTTTCGCTTATTGCGCTGCAGGGGCCGGTTGCGATCGATATTGTAAAGACGGTCTTTCCTTCGGTTGATTTTGACGCTCTTCTACAGTTTCAGTTTTGTCGCACGTTGTATGGCGATGCTCCGGTGATGATCGCCCGTACCGGTTATACCGGCGAAAAAGGGGTTGAAATCTGTCTTCCCAATGAAGCAGCACTGCCTTTATGGGAGGCTCTTTATGATGCCGGCAGAGCGTGCGGTATCTCTCCTGTCGGTCTCGGAGCGCGTGATACGCTCAGGCTTGAAATGGGTTACTCCCTTTATGGGCATGAGATAGATCAGGATATAAATCCGCTCGAAGCAAGGCTTAAATGGGCGGTTAAAATGGACAAGGGGAGTTTTATCGGCAGGGAGGCCTGTCAGCAGGTGGAGTTGCATCTCACTCGTGGCGTTGCCGGTTTCAGCATCGAAAGCCGGGTACTGCCCCGTCAGCACTGCAAGGTTTACAATACGGACAGGCAGGAGATCGGGTGGGTGTGCAGCGGTACGCTTTCGCCAACACTTCAGGAGCCGATTGGAACCTGCAATATTGTCAGGAAGTACATTACCTCAGGCGACTCTGTTTTTGTTGATGTTCGAGGGACATTGCATAAGGGGGAGATCCGGCGCTTGCCGTTTGTGAAAACATCGCTTGGTTAA
- a CDS encoding TPM domain-containing protein has protein sequence MKDPVNTFLTTEAQQQIEEHIRDAEKITSGEIVVKVVSSSDGYAKACLLGGFIVSLLLAISAMLIIGSRDMWMFLGVFAALFVAMHELIRQSFALKRLFVSSAEKKIKVEEAAISAFYRRGIDRTVDHTGVLVYISIFEHRVRVVADKGINEKVEQEVWQEIVDMIVRGVHEQSQAEALCRAVDRCGAILASHFPRKQGDRNELADSIIFGRAAGR, from the coding sequence ATGAAAGATCCGGTCAATACTTTTCTCACGACAGAGGCACAGCAGCAGATTGAGGAGCATATTCGCGATGCGGAAAAAATAACTTCCGGCGAAATTGTCGTGAAGGTTGTTTCATCGAGTGATGGTTATGCGAAGGCCTGCCTTCTGGGTGGTTTTATCGTTTCGCTGTTGTTGGCAATCAGTGCGATGCTGATTATCGGCAGTCGGGATATGTGGATGTTTCTTGGTGTGTTTGCTGCCCTGTTTGTTGCGATGCATGAGCTCATCAGGCAGAGTTTTGCCTTGAAACGGTTGTTCGTTTCTTCAGCCGAAAAGAAAATCAAGGTTGAAGAGGCCGCAATCAGCGCGTTTTACCGGCGCGGGATCGATCGTACCGTTGACCATACGGGGGTTCTTGTCTATATCTCCATTTTTGAGCACAGGGTACGTGTTGTTGCCGACAAGGGCATTAACGAAAAGGTCGAGCAGGAGGTGTGGCAGGAGATTGTTGATATGATTGTTCGAGGAGTTCATGAGCAATCCCAGGCGGAAGCGCTCTGTCGGGCTGTTGACAGATGCGGAGCAATTCTTGCAAGCCACTTTCCCCGGAAGCAGGGAGATCGCAATGAGCTTGCTGATTCAATCATTTTCGGGCGTGCAGCAGGGCGATGA
- a CDS encoding TPM domain-containing protein, with product MQFLPLYTLFALDVPVLKGRINDYAGMISGTAKAQLETRLAELEKTESTQVVILTVPSLDGEIPEEFSMKVVEKWKIGQKGYDNGVLFLVSRDDRKVRIEVGYGLEGRLTDLLAGRIVDNDVVPAFKAGQYDIGFVRGVESILLAVRGEYKAKQKAKTGDVPVGTLVFLIILFFYFFSQISRGAGGGPMIYGGGGGGFSGGGSFGGGGSGGGFGGGGGGFGGGGASGDW from the coding sequence ATGCAGTTTTTGCCTCTGTACACTCTGTTTGCGCTTGACGTTCCGGTTCTCAAAGGGCGAATCAATGACTACGCCGGCATGATTTCCGGAACGGCAAAGGCGCAACTGGAGACAAGGCTTGCGGAACTTGAAAAAACCGAGTCGACGCAGGTTGTCATTCTCACGGTTCCTTCGCTCGACGGGGAGATCCCTGAGGAGTTTTCGATGAAGGTTGTCGAGAAGTGGAAGATCGGTCAGAAAGGGTATGATAACGGGGTTCTTTTTCTGGTATCCCGTGATGATCGCAAGGTTCGCATCGAGGTTGGTTATGGTCTTGAGGGCAGACTGACCGACCTGCTTGCGGGGCGAATCGTCGATAATGACGTGGTTCCCGCATTCAAGGCGGGCCAGTACGATATCGGGTTCGTTCGCGGCGTCGAATCCATTCTTCTTGCCGTTCGGGGTGAATACAAGGCGAAACAAAAAGCCAAAACAGGGGATGTGCCCGTTGGCACTCTCGTTTTTCTCATTATTCTTTTTTTCTATTTTTTCAGTCAGATTTCTCGCGGAGCTGGCGGCGGACCTATGATTTATGGCGGAGGGGGCGGCGGTTTTTCAGGCGGGGGATCGTTTGGCGGCGGTGGCTCCGGCGGCGGTTTCGGCGGTGGCGGCGGCGGTTTTGGCGGCGGTGGCGCCAGCGGGGATTGGTAG
- a CDS encoding LemA family protein — MKTGFFRLFVFFLFVSTLSGCGYNSIQQNDEAVNRAWGDLESQLQRRADLVPNLVATVKGAANFEKETLTAVIEARAKATSVQLTPEMLSDPQAMTKFQGAQGALSSSLSRLMLVVERYPDLKANQNFRDLQNQLEGTENRITVARQRYNAAVETFNFSIRQFPNSLTNSLMLKLKAKEYFKADAAAKAVPEVKF; from the coding sequence ATGAAAACCGGTTTTTTTCGATTGTTTGTTTTTTTTCTGTTTGTCTCGACCCTCTCGGGGTGCGGTTATAACAGTATCCAGCAGAATGACGAAGCGGTAAACAGGGCTTGGGGAGACCTTGAGTCACAGCTTCAGCGCAGGGCAGATCTGGTGCCAAACCTTGTCGCAACCGTCAAGGGCGCTGCAAATTTTGAAAAAGAAACATTGACGGCTGTGATTGAGGCCAGAGCAAAGGCTACCTCTGTCCAGCTTACTCCTGAAATGCTGAGCGACCCACAGGCAATGACGAAATTTCAGGGAGCCCAGGGCGCACTCTCTTCATCGCTTTCCAGATTGATGTTGGTGGTTGAGCGCTACCCTGATCTCAAGGCTAATCAGAATTTCAGGGATCTTCAGAACCAGCTTGAGGGAACCGAAAACAGAATCACGGTTGCCCGCCAGCGATATAACGCGGCTGTTGAAACATTCAATTTTTCCATCAGGCAGTTTCCGAACTCGTTGACCAACTCGCTGATGCTGAAACTGAAAGCTAAAGAGTATTTCAAGGCTGATGCCGCTGCAAAGGCAGTTCCCGAGGTAAAATTCTGA
- a CDS encoding RelA/SpoT family protein: MLAQIDKEHYSKLHEILQLSRKNLKNFDESLIQRAFFMCYRAHEGEKRASGEPFFYHPVEVATILLNELPLDGVSVAAALLHDVIEDSGYTYDDLVAELGVEVADIVEGLTKISGITINRETSQAEGFRKMLLSMVKDIRVILIKFCDRLHNMRTLESLPEHRRLKIALETRDIYAPLAHRFGLGKMKVEFENLALKYIDPEMFEFLTQKVRLSRAERISYLKKMISPIKEDLEKQGFKVEVEGRAKHLFSIYNKMRNKNKNFEDIHDLYGIRVIIDTERIADCFAVYGFITQKYPPIPQHFKDYISIPKHNGYQSLHSAIIGPRGNMVELQIRTKRMHEFAELGVAAHWRYKEKISRDDVNIDVFLRWARELIKDADSAAAFMEGFKLNLYHDEIYVFTPKGDMKTMPAGATPIDFAYAIHTEVGNGCIGAKVNGKIVRLNAELKSGDRLEIITSKNQKPRQDWLNSVVTHRAKLKIRSSINEERRLQIEKGRGMWEKMLSGTKKLLTDNDIIRQVKRYGIKTPADFFSALATQEISGEEVIERVTNAKKEVADSPAVTLKDDVRSVDGYLRNARHEQEHQVAKKDEVIIAGMNNIAYSFAKCCQPVPGDEVIGFVTMEGMVKIHRKNCINVSNENLLKNERAVSVTWNKKVETDFLAGIRIVGEDRIGITNQITTVISKSETNIRGISLDAKDGMFTGTFMVYVRNIEKLTSLMDRLKKVQGIFTVERLLG; encoded by the coding sequence ATGTTAGCGCAAATAGATAAAGAACACTATAGTAAATTGCATGAGATACTGCAGCTTTCACGCAAAAACCTCAAGAATTTCGACGAGTCTCTGATTCAGCGTGCGTTTTTTATGTGTTACAGGGCACATGAAGGCGAAAAAAGGGCCTCAGGCGAACCGTTTTTTTATCATCCCGTCGAAGTGGCTACCATTCTTCTCAATGAGTTGCCTCTTGATGGTGTGTCGGTAGCCGCAGCGCTGCTTCATGATGTTATTGAGGATAGCGGGTATACGTATGACGATCTGGTGGCCGAACTTGGCGTCGAGGTTGCGGATATTGTGGAGGGGTTGACCAAAATATCAGGGATCACGATCAATCGCGAAACCTCGCAGGCCGAGGGGTTTCGTAAGATGCTTCTCTCGATGGTCAAGGATATCAGGGTTATACTGATCAAATTCTGCGACCGTCTGCACAATATGAGAACGCTTGAATCTCTGCCGGAGCATCGCAGGCTGAAAATAGCGCTGGAAACGCGGGACATTTACGCTCCGCTGGCGCACCGCTTCGGACTTGGAAAAATGAAAGTCGAGTTTGAAAATCTCGCGCTCAAATATATTGATCCCGAAATGTTTGAGTTTCTGACGCAGAAGGTTCGATTAAGCAGAGCCGAACGTATCAGTTATCTCAAAAAAATGATCTCTCCGATAAAGGAGGATCTTGAAAAGCAGGGGTTCAAGGTGGAGGTCGAGGGCAGGGCAAAACATCTGTTTTCGATTTACAACAAGATGAGAAACAAAAACAAGAACTTTGAGGATATTCACGATCTCTACGGCATACGGGTTATTATCGACACGGAGAGGATTGCCGACTGTTTTGCCGTTTATGGGTTCATAACCCAGAAATATCCTCCGATTCCCCAGCATTTCAAGGATTACATATCCATTCCGAAGCATAATGGATATCAGTCGCTCCACTCGGCCATTATCGGCCCGAGAGGCAACATGGTCGAACTGCAGATCAGAACGAAACGGATGCACGAGTTTGCCGAGCTTGGCGTTGCGGCTCACTGGCGATACAAGGAGAAAATTTCCAGGGATGATGTAAATATCGATGTGTTTCTTCGCTGGGCAAGGGAGCTGATAAAGGATGCCGACAGCGCAGCGGCTTTCATGGAAGGTTTTAAGCTGAATCTCTACCATGACGAGATCTATGTTTTTACCCCGAAAGGCGATATGAAAACCATGCCTGCGGGCGCCACGCCGATCGATTTTGCCTATGCAATCCATACTGAAGTCGGTAACGGGTGTATCGGGGCGAAGGTAAATGGTAAAATAGTACGTCTGAACGCCGAGCTCAAGTCCGGCGACAGGCTTGAAATTATTACTTCGAAAAATCAGAAGCCGAGACAAGACTGGCTCAATAGTGTTGTAACGCACAGGGCAAAACTGAAGATACGTTCGTCAATCAACGAAGAGCGTCGCCTGCAGATTGAAAAAGGTCGGGGGATGTGGGAAAAAATGCTCTCTGGTACGAAAAAGCTGTTGACGGACAATGATATCATCCGGCAAGTCAAGCGCTACGGGATTAAAACCCCGGCTGATTTTTTCAGCGCTCTGGCTACCCAGGAGATAAGCGGCGAAGAGGTTATCGAACGGGTCACGAACGCAAAAAAAGAGGTCGCAGACTCTCCGGCAGTTACGCTTAAGGATGATGTCCGCTCTGTTGATGGTTATCTTCGCAATGCCCGCCATGAGCAGGAGCATCAGGTTGCGAAAAAAGATGAGGTGATCATTGCCGGTATGAATAATATCGCCTATTCCTTTGCGAAATGCTGTCAGCCCGTTCCCGGTGACGAGGTTATCGGTTTTGTTACGATGGAAGGGATGGTGAAAATTCACCGGAAGAACTGTATCAATGTCAGTAATGAAAACCTCCTGAAAAATGAGCGGGCGGTTTCGGTTACATGGAACAAAAAGGTTGAAACCGATTTTCTTGCCGGGATTCGGATTGTCGGGGAGGATCGTATTGGTATCACCAACCAGATCACCACGGTTATCTCGAAATCCGAGACGAATATTCGCGGTATTTCCCTGGATGCCAAAGACGGAATGTTTACCGGAACGTTTATGGTTTATGTTCGTAATATTGAGAAGCTCACCTCGCTTATGGACAGGTTGAAAAAGGTACAGGGAATTTTTACCGTTGAGCGGTTGCTGGGTTGA
- the uvrB gene encoding excinuclease ABC subunit UvrB, which yields MHGITDGTYRLVSEYDPKGDQPKAIMALTDGVLRGDRWQTLLGVTGSGKTFTVSNVIAQVDKPVLVMSHNKTLAAQLYGELRQFFPDNAVEYFVSYYDFYQPEAYLPALDKYIAKDLRINDEIERLRLKTTSSLLSGRRDVIVVSSVSCIYGLGSPDDWKAQIVELRSGMEKDRDLFLQELVSLHYIRDDVDPGPGKFRVRGDIIDLVPAHEELALRVEFFGSEIESLQTFNIQSGELLGKDTYAFIYPARQFIAEAETLKQAMVAIENELAGRLNELRRDDRLVEARRLEERTRYDLEMMKELGYCSGIENYSRHLAGRSEGERPYCLLDYFPEDFLVIVDESHVTLPQIRGMYGGDRSRKAILVEHGFRLPSALDNRPLRFEEFTEIVPQVICVSATPGDLELERCGGVVVEQLVRPTGLLDPPVEVRPVKGQIDDLLAEIRRHTAKGHKALVMTLTKRMSEDLDDYFKKVGIRSRYLHSEIKSLERIQILRELRAGDVEVLVGVNLLREGLDLPEVSLVAILDADKEGFLRNTRSLMQIAGRAARNVDGFVVFYADVLTRSIMEVLDETARRRTVQQLYNETHGITPRSIRKSLDQVLNTTSVADAEERYRRKRFGLGAKSGVQSAALLHSFTPEESYAMVAELRLEMNEAAIQMEYEKAAYLRDEIARLMHGLEAQSDSKE from the coding sequence ATGCATGGCATAACAGACGGAACATACAGGCTGGTGAGCGAATACGATCCTAAAGGTGATCAGCCCAAAGCTATTATGGCCTTGACCGACGGCGTTTTACGCGGCGATCGCTGGCAGACGCTTCTCGGGGTTACAGGATCGGGAAAAACCTTTACCGTTTCCAATGTCATAGCGCAGGTTGATAAACCGGTTCTGGTGATGAGCCATAACAAAACTCTTGCAGCTCAGCTTTACGGTGAACTCAGGCAGTTTTTTCCTGATAATGCCGTTGAATATTTTGTGAGCTATTACGATTTCTATCAGCCGGAGGCATACCTTCCCGCTCTTGACAAGTATATCGCAAAGGATCTGCGTATCAATGATGAAATCGAGCGGTTGCGTCTCAAGACTACCAGTTCGCTGCTCAGCGGACGCAGGGACGTTATTGTCGTCAGTTCGGTAAGCTGTATCTATGGTCTTGGTTCTCCGGACGACTGGAAGGCACAGATAGTTGAACTGCGTTCAGGCATGGAAAAAGATCGGGATCTTTTTCTGCAGGAGCTTGTTTCGCTTCATTATATCAGGGATGATGTTGACCCTGGTCCGGGTAAGTTCAGGGTCAGAGGGGATATCATCGATCTGGTTCCGGCTCATGAGGAGCTTGCCCTGAGGGTGGAGTTTTTCGGTTCGGAAATAGAAAGTCTGCAGACGTTCAATATTCAGAGCGGCGAACTGCTCGGCAAGGATACGTATGCGTTTATCTATCCTGCGCGACAGTTTATTGCTGAAGCAGAAACGCTCAAGCAGGCTATGGTCGCAATTGAAAACGAGCTTGCTGGGAGGCTTAATGAGCTGCGCAGGGATGATCGACTCGTTGAAGCCAGACGGCTTGAGGAGAGAACCCGGTACGATCTTGAAATGATGAAAGAGCTGGGTTACTGTTCAGGGATTGAAAATTATTCAAGGCATCTTGCCGGTCGCAGTGAAGGGGAGCGTCCCTACTGTCTGCTTGATTATTTTCCCGAGGATTTTCTTGTGATTGTGGATGAATCGCACGTTACGCTACCTCAGATACGAGGGATGTATGGCGGAGATCGTTCACGCAAGGCGATTCTTGTCGAACATGGTTTCAGATTGCCTTCCGCGCTTGATAACCGTCCGCTTCGGTTTGAGGAGTTCACTGAAATTGTTCCCCAGGTGATCTGTGTCAGCGCGACGCCGGGGGATCTGGAACTTGAACGATGCGGCGGGGTTGTTGTTGAGCAGCTTGTTCGTCCGACGGGTCTGCTTGATCCTCCCGTTGAGGTTCGTCCGGTGAAAGGGCAGATTGACGATCTTCTGGCGGAGATCCGGCGGCATACGGCAAAAGGGCATAAGGCGCTCGTTATGACGCTTACCAAAAGGATGTCGGAGGATCTTGACGATTATTTTAAAAAAGTCGGAATTCGGTCGCGTTATCTTCATTCGGAAATAAAGAGTCTCGAACGCATACAGATTCTCAGAGAGCTCAGGGCAGGAGATGTTGAGGTTCTCGTCGGGGTTAATCTGCTTCGCGAAGGGCTTGATCTTCCGGAGGTTTCGCTGGTTGCCATCCTTGATGCTGACAAGGAGGGTTTTTTGCGTAACACCCGCTCCCTGATGCAGATTGCCGGTCGCGCCGCGCGAAACGTTGATGGTTTTGTGGTGTTCTATGCCGACGTTCTTACCCGTTCCATCATGGAGGTGCTTGATGAAACCGCACGTCGCCGAACCGTTCAGCAACTCTATAATGAGACGCACGGTATTACTCCCCGGTCGATCAGGAAGTCTCTGGACCAGGTTCTCAATACGACCAGCGTGGCCGATGCCGAGGAGAGATATCGCAGAAAACGGTTTGGTCTGGGAGCGAAATCGGGGGTCCAGTCGGCGGCTCTTCTGCACTCCTTTACCCCGGAGGAAAGCTATGCCATGGTTGCAGAGCTCCGACTGGAGATGAACGAGGCAGCGATTCAGATGGAATATGAAAAAGCGGCCTACCTTCGCGATGAGATAGCGCGGCTCATGCATGGCCTTGAAGCTCAGTCCGACAGCAAGGAATAA
- a CDS encoding M16 family metallopeptidase gives MPPICPTPAKTGIPALIFAMLLLNLISCTPMITDVKNYPYTTVPGDSLHTRIYTLKNGLTVYMSPYHDEPRIYTSIAVRAGSKNDPAETTGLAHYLEHMLFKGTDSIGSLNYEKEHAELEKIIALYEEYRKSTDPAKRAAIYRDIDTLSNAAAQYTVPNEYDKLLNSIGAQGTNAYTWVEQTVYINDIPANKLNQWLTIEAERFRNPVMRLFHTELETVYEEKNMTMDSDSRKIWESLFAGLFKTHTYGTQTTIGKAEHLKNPSIKNVLEYYRTYYVPNNMALCIAGDFDPDETIKLIDNKFSLLEPKAIPVFTPPVEPPISKPIIEKVKGPEAEELVIGFRFNGVNSNDTDYITLIDKILFNQTAGIIDLNLNQQQKVLDAGSMLVMMKDYSAHILSAKPREGQSLDQVKTLLLEQLEQLKKGNFPDWLLVAAINDLKIEELKLYESNRGRVEAYVDAFIMGTEWNNYISQIERLEKITKEQLVAYAKIHYNDNYVAIYKQHGKEKSEAKIQKPPITPIKVNRDSSSTFAENLLAQHSEKTEPRFLDYASDIGFFDVNQNVRLHYLQNRENELYSLYYVFDMGKSRNRKIDLALDYLSYLGSSGYTPAEFSQELYKIGASFSAFTSDDFVYLQLSGLQKNFPAAIRLLEKLLTDARPDESALQKLKAGILKERADDKLSKKKILFEAMTNYGKYGASSPFTNVLSNSELNSITSGDLLSEIQNLMEHGHRVLYYGPATSGEILSELHAVRHYPETFKPYPAADPYPELEQQNNLVYIVDYDMTQAEVIILSRDDLYSPDMVPDISLFNEYYGGGMSSVVFQELREAKALAYSVFSVYRTPKLNNRHNYIFSYIGTQSDKLPEALEGIRHLMHELPKSPDLFASAKNGILQKISTERLTRTEVLFNYEEACRLGIDYDIRKNIYEHAATMTLEDIEKFHQKHFRDKKHVMLVLGKKENLDMNTLKKYGGVKQLSLEEIFGY, from the coding sequence ATGCCGCCAATTTGTCCAACACCAGCAAAAACAGGTATTCCTGCTCTTATTTTTGCGATGCTCCTCCTGAACCTTATTTCATGCACACCAATGATAACCGACGTAAAAAATTATCCTTACACAACCGTTCCTGGCGACTCTCTTCACACACGAATCTATACACTGAAAAACGGGCTGACGGTTTACATGAGTCCCTATCATGACGAACCACGCATCTACACCTCTATTGCGGTCAGAGCCGGCAGTAAAAACGATCCCGCCGAAACAACCGGTCTTGCCCACTATCTCGAACACATGCTGTTCAAGGGAACCGACTCGATCGGATCGCTGAATTATGAAAAAGAACATGCCGAACTCGAAAAAATCATCGCCCTGTACGAGGAGTACAGAAAATCAACGGATCCGGCAAAAAGAGCCGCTATCTACCGGGATATCGACACGCTCTCCAATGCCGCAGCACAATATACCGTACCCAATGAATACGACAAGCTGCTGAATTCCATCGGCGCACAGGGAACCAACGCTTACACCTGGGTTGAACAGACCGTCTACATCAACGACATTCCTGCAAACAAGCTCAATCAGTGGCTTACCATAGAGGCTGAACGGTTCCGCAATCCGGTGATGCGGTTATTTCATACCGAACTTGAAACCGTCTATGAAGAAAAAAATATGACGATGGACAGCGACAGCCGCAAGATATGGGAGAGCCTCTTTGCCGGACTCTTCAAAACACACACTTACGGAACCCAGACAACGATTGGCAAAGCCGAGCATCTTAAAAATCCTTCCATAAAAAACGTTCTGGAATATTATCGCACCTACTACGTGCCAAACAACATGGCGCTCTGTATTGCCGGTGATTTTGACCCCGATGAAACCATCAAGCTCATCGATAACAAGTTCTCTCTTCTTGAACCGAAAGCGATCCCGGTATTTACGCCGCCGGTCGAACCCCCGATAAGCAAGCCGATCATCGAAAAAGTCAAAGGCCCCGAAGCTGAGGAGCTGGTAATAGGATTTCGTTTCAACGGAGTCAACAGCAATGATACAGATTATATTACTCTGATCGACAAAATTCTCTTCAATCAGACCGCCGGCATCATCGACCTGAATCTGAACCAGCAGCAAAAAGTACTTGACGCAGGCTCCATGCTGGTCATGATGAAAGATTATTCCGCGCATATCCTGAGCGCCAAACCCAGAGAGGGGCAAAGCCTCGACCAGGTTAAAACACTGCTGCTTGAGCAACTCGAACAACTCAAAAAAGGCAATTTCCCCGACTGGCTGCTCGTTGCCGCAATTAATGACCTTAAAATCGAAGAACTTAAACTCTATGAAAGCAATCGGGGAAGAGTCGAGGCCTATGTCGACGCCTTTATCATGGGAACTGAATGGAATAACTACATCAGCCAGATTGAACGACTTGAAAAAATCACTAAAGAACAGCTTGTGGCTTATGCGAAAATACACTACAACGACAACTATGTAGCGATCTACAAGCAGCATGGCAAGGAAAAAAGCGAAGCGAAAATCCAGAAGCCACCGATCACGCCAATCAAGGTCAATCGGGACAGCTCCTCAACGTTCGCCGAAAACCTGCTTGCGCAGCATTCGGAAAAAACGGAACCCCGGTTCCTCGACTATGCAAGCGATATCGGATTTTTCGATGTAAACCAAAACGTCAGGCTCCACTACCTGCAAAACCGGGAAAACGAGCTCTATTCGCTCTACTACGTCTTCGATATGGGAAAAAGCCGAAACAGAAAAATCGATCTTGCGCTCGATTACCTCTCTTACCTCGGCTCGTCCGGTTACACTCCTGCGGAATTCAGTCAGGAACTCTATAAAATCGGAGCAAGCTTTTCGGCATTTACCTCTGACGATTTCGTCTATCTTCAACTCTCGGGACTGCAGAAAAACTTTCCCGCCGCGATCAGGCTGCTTGAAAAACTGCTCACCGACGCTCGCCCCGACGAAAGCGCGCTGCAAAAACTCAAGGCAGGCATCCTCAAGGAAAGAGCCGACGACAAGCTTTCAAAAAAGAAAATCCTGTTTGAAGCCATGACGAACTACGGCAAATACGGAGCCTCGTCACCCTTTACCAACGTACTTTCAAACAGCGAACTCAACTCGATAACCTCAGGCGACCTGCTCAGCGAAATACAAAACCTGATGGAACACGGTCATCGGGTGCTCTACTACGGACCGGCAACTTCCGGCGAAATCCTTTCGGAACTGCACGCAGTCCGACACTACCCCGAAACGTTCAAGCCCTATCCCGCTGCCGATCCCTACCCTGAACTCGAGCAGCAGAATAATCTCGTCTATATCGTTGATTACGACATGACGCAGGCTGAGGTGATAATTCTGTCGCGCGATGATCTCTACAGTCCCGACATGGTACCGGACATCAGCCTGTTCAACGAATACTACGGCGGAGGAATGTCGTCGGTTGTCTTTCAGGAACTTCGTGAAGCAAAAGCCCTTGCCTATTCGGTATTCTCTGTTTACCGGACCCCGAAACTCAACAACAGGCACAACTATATCTTCAGCTATATCGGCACCCAGTCCGACAAACTGCCTGAAGCGCTTGAAGGCATCCGGCACCTTATGCACGAGCTGCCGAAATCCCCTGATCTCTTTGCCTCTGCAAAAAACGGTATTCTTCAAAAAATATCCACCGAAAGACTGACAAGAACCGAAGTTCTCTTCAACTACGAAGAGGCGTGCCGTCTTGGAATTGACTATGACATCCGGAAAAACATCTATGAACATGCCGCAACCATGACCCTGGAAGACATTGAAAAATTCCACCAGAAGCATTTCAGAGATAAAAAACATGTCATGCTCGTTCTTGGCAAAAAAGAAAACCTCGATATGAACACCCTCAAAAAGTATGGCGGGGTTAAACAGCTATCCCTTGAAGAAATTTTCGGATATTGA